The nucleotide sequence GGCGAGGCTTGTCTGCGATAGGGCTTGATGGAGTAAGTCTGTGGCTAGGGGCTTGTCCTGTGGCGAGGGGGCTTGTCCCCCGTTGGGCTGCGCAGCAGCCCCAAAAACCAGCCGCTGAGGACTGCCTGATACACCGCATCCTTCTTTAATTGGGGCCGCTGCGCAGCCCAACGGGGGACAAGCCCCCTCGCCACAGACAAGCCTCCTCTCCACTGGATAGTGTTTGGCACGCGACTTTCTTAAATGAACAGCGTTGCAAGCACAGTTGAGCGTGACCGGCCATTCAGAGACTGAATAACCCGTCTGCGTTCACAGTCGCCGAGGCCACGCGGTATAGTCGGACATTGCTGATTTCGAGGAATAACCGATGAAGTTCGAAGGCACCCAGGCCTACGTTGCCACTGATGACCTGAAACTGGCCGTCAACGCCGCCATCACCCTGGAGCGCCCGTTGCTGGTCAAGGGCGAACCGGGCACGGGCAAGACCATGCTCGCCGAGCAACTGGCCGAATCCTTCGGTGCCAGATTGATCACCTGGCATATCAAGTCCACCACCAAAGCTCACCAGGGTTTGTACGAGTACGATGCGGTCAGCCGCCTGCGGGATTCGCAACTGGGCGTGGACAAGGTTCACGATGTGCGCAATTACCTGAAGAAAGGCAAGCTCTGGGAGGCGTTCGAGTCCGAGGAGCGGGTGATCCTGTTGATTGATGAGATCGACAAGGCCGATATCGAGTTCCCCAACGACCTGCTGCAAGAACTCGACAAGATGGAGTTCTACGTCTACGAAATCGACGAGACCATCAAGGCCAAGAAACGCCCGATCATCATCATTACCTCCAACAACGAGAAAGAACTGCCGGATGCGTTCCTGCGCCGCTGCTTCTTCCATTACATCGCCTTCCCCGATCGCACTACCCTGCAGAAAATCGTCGATGTGCATTACCCCGACATCAAGAAAGACCTGGTCAGCGAAGCACTCGACGTGTTTTTCGACGTGCGCAAGGTACCGGGCCTGAAGAAAAAACCCTCCACCTCCGAACTGGTCGATTGGCTCAAGCTGCTAATGGCCGACAACATCGGCGAAGCAGTGTTGCGCGAACGTGATCCGACCAAGGCCATCCCACCGCTGGCCGGCGCCCTGGTGAAGAACGAACAGGATGTGCAACTGCTTGAACGCCTGGCGTTCATGAGCCGTCGCGGCACTCGATAAGGACCTTGCCATGCTGCTCAACCTGTTCAACGAAATGCGCGCAGCCAAAGTGCCGGTCTCGGTGCGCGAACTGCTGGACTTGATCAACGCCCTGAAACAACGGGTGACCTTCGCCGACATGGATGAATTCTACTACTTGTCCCGGGCGATTCTGGTGAAGGACGAGCGCCATTTCGACAAGTTCGACCGGGCATTCGGTGCGTATTTCAAGGGTTTGGAAAAACTCGACGATCATTTGCAGGCGCTGATTCCCGAAGACTGGCTGCGCAAGGAGTTCGAGCGCTCGTTGAGTGATGAAGAGCGAGCGCAGATCCAGTCCCTCGGCGGCCTGGACGAACTGATCGAAGCATTCAAGAAACGTCTGGAAGAACAGAAGGAGCGCCACGCCGGCGGCAACAAGTGGATCGGCACCGGGGGCACCAGCCCGTTCGGCTCCGGCGGTTTCAACCCCGAAGGCATTCGCGTGGGGGATGCCGGCAAGCGCCAGGGCAAGGCGGTCAAAGTCTGGGACCAGCGCGAGTACAAGAACCTCGACGATTCGGTCGAACTCGGCACGCGCAATATCAAAGTGGCCCTGCGCCGCCTGCGCAAGTTTGCGCGCCAGGGCGCGGCGGAAGAGCTGGACATTGATGGCACCATCGACCACACCGCCCGCGACGCCGGCCTGCTGAATATCCAGATGCGCCCGGAACGGCGCAACACAGTCAAGCTGCTGTTGCTGTTCGATATCGGTGGCTCGATGGATGCCCATGTGAAGATCTGCGAGGAACTGTTTTCGGCCTGCAAGACCGAATTCAAACACTTGGAGTACTTTTACTTTCACAACTTCGTTTATGAGTCGGTGTGGAAGAACAACCTGCGCCGCACCTCCGAACGCACCTCGACCCAGGACTTGCTGCACAAGTACGGCGCCGACTACAAAGTGATCTTCATCGGCGACGCGGCGATGGCACCGTATGAAATCACCCAGGCGGGTGGCAGTGTCGAGCACTGGAACGAGGAGCCCGGGTATGTGTGGATGCAGCGCTTCATGGAGAAGTACAAGAAGTTGATCTGGATTAATCCGTATCCAAAAGATACGTGGGATTACACCTCGTCAACCAATATCGTACGGGACCTGATCGAGGACCAGATGTATCCGCTGACCTTGCGCGGGTTGGAAGAAGGCATGCGCTTTTTGTCCAAGTAGACGAGCTGTTTTCCGCTTGCGCCTGTAGGAGCGAGCTTGCTCGCGAAGGTCGTTAACCATGACGCGGGAAACCTGGCTCCCCGAGGCGCTCTCAGGTTTTTCGCGAGCAAGCTCGCTCCTACAGGGCTGTCAGCGATTGGAAAATCGCTGCATATACTCAAGGTGCTGACGATGCGCCGTTTCCTGCAGCACCGGCACCAGCCTGATCTTCTCTCCCGGCAAGCACTGCGCCAAGCGCGCCAGCGACAACGGCGTCACCGCCCCCAACCGCGGGTAACCGCCAATGGTCTGCCGATCGTTGAGCAACACAATCGGCTGCCCATCCGGCGGGACCTGGATCGCCCCCAGCGGGATACCTTCAGAAATCAACGACGGCCCTTGGTACTGCAACGGCGTCCCCAGCAAGCGCATGCCCATGCGGTCGGCGCGGCTGTCCAGCGTCCACTCGGTATTGAACGCATCAAACACGCTCTGCCCGCTGAATTGGCCGATCTGCGCCCCGAGAATCACCTCCAGTGATGCCCCGGACCGTAGATTCAACAAGCGCTCGACGGGTAATTCGCACAAGCCGTTGGCCGAACCTGAATACGCCAGACTCGCCCCCTCGGCCAATGCCCGCCCCCAACCGTCCAGCCCGCCCAACGCTTCGCGTCCGACGCTGGCGCAACTGCCCAGCACCTTGGGCGCATCAAAACCGCCCGGGGCTGCCAGATAAGCCCGCGCGCCACTGAACGGCCGGGTGAAACGCAAGCGCTGGCCCGTTTGCAGAATGAAACTACGCCCGGGGCTGATGGCGCGTTCGTCGATATAGGCACCCAGATCGGCACCGGCCAAAGCCAATATGCAATAGTCTTCGGCTTGGACAGTGAAACCGCCCAAGGTGATTTCCACCACCGGCGCATCCAGTGGATTACCCAGCAACCGATTGGCCCAGGACATCGAGACCCAATCCAGGGCGCCGCCCTGGGTTACGCCCAAATGCCTGACACCAAAACGTCCGGCATCCTGCAACAGGCACAGCGGTGTACTGGCCTCGATCAGCAAGCGGCTCATACCTGGGCCTCCAGCGGCGAATCATCGCCGCCCAGGTGGATGAACTCGGCGTGGTCGATGGCTTCGAAACGCACGCTGTCGCCTGGCTGCATCAGGCTGTAGCCGTCACGTTCACGGTCGAACAACTTGGCCGGGGTGCGGCCAATCAGGTTCCAGCCACCTGGGGACTCCAGTGGATAAGCAGCCGTTTGTCGCTCGGCAATCCCGACGCTGCCGGCAGCCACGCGTTTACGCGGGGTATTGAGACGCGGCGTGGCCAGGGTTGATTCCACCAACCCCATAAAAGCAAACCCGGGAGCAAAACCAAGGGCGAACACCTGATATTGATGCTGGCTGTGACGACGAATCACCTCGCTCACAGCAAGGCCGCTGCGCCGAGCCAGCAACGCCAACTCGGGGCCGACGCTCAGGTCATACCACACCGGCAGCACATGGCATTGCCCACTGCCCTGGGCTTCAGGCTGCAGCCCGTCGAGCGCCTCGGCGATCAGTTGCCGAGCCTCGCCTGGGCCTAGTACCGTCAGGTCGTAATGCACCATCAAGGTCGTGTAGGACGGCACAAGATCCACCAGCGCCGCGCCGAAACCGTCACGCAAGCGACGCGTCGCGGCGAGCATCCAAGGCATGTTGTCTTCAGCGATCACCTCAAACAGACGCACCATCAGGCTGTCGATGGCCACCACTTCAATCCGCGGTTTCATTGGGCCTTCAACGCCTCGCGGATACGTCGCACGGCCGCCACCGAACTGGCGTTATCACCATGTACACACAGAGTGTCTGCCTGTAGCCGCAACGCGCTGCCATCACTGGCGATGAGCGGTTCACCACGGGCGATGGTCAGGGCTTGCTGGAGGATGCTGTCCGGATCGTGATGCACCGCGCCCGGCAGTTGTCGCGACAGCAGATGCCCGGCGCTGTCATAAGCGCGATCGGCAAACGCTTCGAACCACAGCGTCACGCCAAACTCCTCGCCCAGCGCTTGCGCCGCACGGTTGTCACGGGTCGCCATCAGCATCAACGGCAAGCTTTTGTCGTAGGCGGCCACCGCCTGGATCACCGCACGCAGCTGTGCAGGATTGGCCATCATGTCGTTGTACATCGCACCATGGGGTTTAACGTAGCTGACCCGTGTCCCCTGGGCCCGGCAAATACCGTCGAGGGCGCCGATCTGGTAGTGCAACAGGTCCTGCAGTTCCTGGGGCGCATACGCCATGGAACGCCGACCGAACCCCGCCAGGTCTTGATACGCCGGGTGCGCGCCGACTTGCACGCCATGTTGCAAAGCCAGGCTGACGGTTTTGCGCATGATGCTCGGGTCGCCGGCATGGAAGCCGCAGGCGATATTGGCGCAGTCAATGAAGGGCATGACTTCGGCATCCAGACCCAAGGTCCAGTTGCCAAAACTCTCGCCGATGTCGCAATTCAGAAGCAGGCGGCTCACGGTGAAGACTCCTGTAGGCTTTATTTTTTTGTAGTGTGGGATCTTTTGCCAAGATCTCGCAACGCTGTTGTCGCCGGCCCCGCCGACGCTTATCGTGGGACAGCTCGATTTTTGGCGCGCAGTCGTCGTTGCGTCCAACTAATAAAAACCGATCCATGCATAAGAAAAAGTTGATTCCATGAATTTGAAGTTCCTCGAAACCTTCGTCTGGGTAGCTCGCCTCAAGAGTTTTCGCCTCACCGCGGAGAAGCTGTTCACCACCCAGGCCTCGATTTCCAGCCGCATCGCAGTACTGGAAGGCGAGTTGGGAGTGAAGCTGTTCCTGCGTGATTCCCGAGGCGTGAGCCTGACCCCGGACGGCGTGAAGGTGCTCGAGTATGCCGAGCAGATGATGAACACGCTGCAGGGGCTCAAGCAATCATTGGAAACCACCAGCAGCAAGGTCGGACGGATCCGTATCGGCGCGATGGATACCGTGATCCACACGTGGCTCAGTCCGCTGGTGACCGAACTGATGGATCATTTCCCTTTGGTGGAAATCGAGCTGGTCGCCGATACCGCGCTGAACCTCTGCGACCAGTTGCAAAAAGGCTTCCTCGATCTGATCCTGCAAACCGACCTGATGCGCCAGGAAACCGTGCGCAGCCTGGAACTGGGCAGCCACCCCATGGGCTGGATTGTCGCCAGCCATTCGATCTACAACCGTGACTACGCGTCCCTCGCCGACCTGGCTCAGGAGCGCATCATCACCTACTCGAAGAACTCCCATCCGCATCAGGACGTGCTGAGCCTGATGCAGGCCCACGGCGTGCCGGCCCCACGCATGAACTGCGTGAACTCGGTCTCGGCGATTACTCGTTTGCTGCGCGACGGGTTTGGCATCGGCGCACTGCCGCCGGTATTGGTCAGCGAGGAATTGGCACGGGGCGAGTTAGTAATTCTGCCCATGGCACAGCGCTTGCCGAACCTGCAGGTGGTGGTGTCGTGGCGGGTTGGGGTGGAGTTGGTGGAGGAGATTGTTGCGTTGTGCCAGCGCGTAGTGGCGCGCTATGCCGAGGAAGTGGGTGAAGAGCGCATGGTACTCAGCCAATCAAACCTGCTGAAAAGGCCCGATTAAACCTGTGGCAACGGGCTTGCTCGCGATGCAGGCGCCGCGATCGATCAGATTCCCCGAGCTGATGCTATCGCGAGCGAGCCCGCTCCCACACAAGCCCTACCTAGGCCTTACAAGCCCTTGAGGTCACGCTCTTCGATCGGTCGGCTCTGGCGCAGGCGCTTGCCGCCCAGCACCACCCAATCG is from Pseudomonas mucidolens and encodes:
- a CDS encoding AAA family ATPase, whose translation is MKFEGTQAYVATDDLKLAVNAAITLERPLLVKGEPGTGKTMLAEQLAESFGARLITWHIKSTTKAHQGLYEYDAVSRLRDSQLGVDKVHDVRNYLKKGKLWEAFESEERVILLIDEIDKADIEFPNDLLQELDKMEFYVYEIDETIKAKKRPIIIITSNNEKELPDAFLRRCFFHYIAFPDRTTLQKIVDVHYPDIKKDLVSEALDVFFDVRKVPGLKKKPSTSELVDWLKLLMADNIGEAVLRERDPTKAIPPLAGALVKNEQDVQLLERLAFMSRRGTR
- a CDS encoding vWA domain-containing protein: MLLNLFNEMRAAKVPVSVRELLDLINALKQRVTFADMDEFYYLSRAILVKDERHFDKFDRAFGAYFKGLEKLDDHLQALIPEDWLRKEFERSLSDEERAQIQSLGGLDELIEAFKKRLEEQKERHAGGNKWIGTGGTSPFGSGGFNPEGIRVGDAGKRQGKAVKVWDQREYKNLDDSVELGTRNIKVALRRLRKFARQGAAEELDIDGTIDHTARDAGLLNIQMRPERRNTVKLLLLFDIGGSMDAHVKICEELFSACKTEFKHLEYFYFHNFVYESVWKNNLRRTSERTSTQDLLHKYGADYKVIFIGDAAMAPYEITQAGGSVEHWNEEPGYVWMQRFMEKYKKLIWINPYPKDTWDYTSSTNIVRDLIEDQMYPLTLRGLEEGMRFLSK
- a CDS encoding biotin-dependent carboxyltransferase family protein — translated: MSRLLIEASTPLCLLQDAGRFGVRHLGVTQGGALDWVSMSWANRLLGNPLDAPVVEITLGGFTVQAEDYCILALAGADLGAYIDERAISPGRSFILQTGQRLRFTRPFSGARAYLAAPGGFDAPKVLGSCASVGREALGGLDGWGRALAEGASLAYSGSANGLCELPVERLLNLRSGASLEVILGAQIGQFSGQSVFDAFNTEWTLDSRADRMGMRLLGTPLQYQGPSLISEGIPLGAIQVPPDGQPIVLLNDRQTIGGYPRLGAVTPLSLARLAQCLPGEKIRLVPVLQETAHRQHLEYMQRFSNR
- a CDS encoding 5-oxoprolinase subunit B family protein, with the translated sequence MKPRIEVVAIDSLMVRLFEVIAEDNMPWMLAATRRLRDGFGAALVDLVPSYTTLMVHYDLTVLGPGEARQLIAEALDGLQPEAQGSGQCHVLPVWYDLSVGPELALLARRSGLAVSEVIRRHSQHQYQVFALGFAPGFAFMGLVESTLATPRLNTPRKRVAAGSVGIAERQTAAYPLESPGGWNLIGRTPAKLFDRERDGYSLMQPGDSVRFEAIDHAEFIHLGGDDSPLEAQV
- a CDS encoding 5-oxoprolinase subunit PxpA; its protein translation is MSRLLLNCDIGESFGNWTLGLDAEVMPFIDCANIACGFHAGDPSIMRKTVSLALQHGVQVGAHPAYQDLAGFGRRSMAYAPQELQDLLHYQIGALDGICRAQGTRVSYVKPHGAMYNDMMANPAQLRAVIQAVAAYDKSLPLMLMATRDNRAAQALGEEFGVTLWFEAFADRAYDSAGHLLSRQLPGAVHHDPDSILQQALTIARGEPLIASDGSALRLQADTLCVHGDNASSVAAVRRIREALKAQ
- a CDS encoding LysR family transcriptional regulator, encoding MNLKFLETFVWVARLKSFRLTAEKLFTTQASISSRIAVLEGELGVKLFLRDSRGVSLTPDGVKVLEYAEQMMNTLQGLKQSLETTSSKVGRIRIGAMDTVIHTWLSPLVTELMDHFPLVEIELVADTALNLCDQLQKGFLDLILQTDLMRQETVRSLELGSHPMGWIVASHSIYNRDYASLADLAQERIITYSKNSHPHQDVLSLMQAHGVPAPRMNCVNSVSAITRLLRDGFGIGALPPVLVSEELARGELVILPMAQRLPNLQVVVSWRVGVELVEEIVALCQRVVARYAEEVGEERMVLSQSNLLKRPD